The following proteins are encoded in a genomic region of uncultured Ilyobacter sp.:
- the eutJ gene encoding ethanolamine utilization protein EutJ: protein MNIKEANAYIKKFDEKIQKPRILPPETEFYVGVDLGTANIVISVVDKNGEPLGGATYPSSVVKDGIVVDFIGAIKIVRDLKEKVEKDLGIEITQGFTAIPPGVEAGSVKAISNVIESAEIDVVKVIDEPTAAAKTLKITDGAVVDVGGGTTGISILKDGKVIFVADEPTGGTHMSLVLAGSYGITFDEAEELKKDTSRENEIFTTVKPVVEKMAAIVKKFLLGYEVDTIYLVGGACTFKGFDSVFEKELGKKIVKTYKPLLVTPLGIALTEVQGKA from the coding sequence CTCCCGAAACAGAATTTTATGTGGGAGTAGACCTAGGGACGGCTAACATAGTGATAAGTGTAGTGGATAAGAATGGAGAGCCTCTAGGGGGAGCGACTTATCCGTCTTCAGTGGTTAAGGACGGAATAGTTGTGGACTTTATAGGGGCGATTAAAATCGTAAGGGATTTAAAAGAAAAAGTTGAGAAAGATCTGGGGATAGAAATAACCCAAGGATTCACTGCTATACCTCCAGGAGTAGAAGCAGGTAGCGTCAAGGCCATATCCAATGTCATCGAATCGGCAGAAATAGATGTGGTAAAGGTGATAGACGAGCCAACTGCTGCTGCTAAAACATTGAAGATAACCGATGGAGCAGTGGTAGATGTGGGAGGAGGTACTACTGGTATAAGTATATTGAAAGACGGCAAGGTGATATTTGTAGCAGATGAACCTACTGGAGGTACACATATGTCGCTCGTTCTAGCGGGGAGTTACGGAATAACATTTGATGAAGCAGAAGAGCTAAAAAAAGATACCAGTAGAGAAAATGAAATTTTTACCACAGTAAAACCCGTGGTTGAAAAAATGGCGGCAATTGTAAAGAAATTTTTATTGGGTTATGAGGTAGATACTATTTATTTAGTCGGAGGAGCTTGTACTTTTAAAGGTTTTGATTCTGTATTTGAGAAAGAGCTTGGGAAAAAGATAGTGAAAACATATAAACCTCTTTTGGTAACTCCTTTGGGGATAGCTCTTACAGAGGTACAGGGAAAAGCGTAA